atatgcactgggaaaccaaaacatttgtgtggctcactttattgtgatatttgctttactgAGATGGTCTGGAACggaacccacagtatctccaaggtatgcctacTGTATGCCTTACGGCTTTTTTGTCCCTCATTTCCTGCATTATACTGTCTTTTGTGCTTAGTTGATTTTTCatagtgaaaaattttaaattcctttttcattcattttttgtaTTAACATACAAAATTTGTCTCCTTTATAGCTGCATCCTCATCCCTTTTGGTTGTTGAtgttacaaaattaaataattgtgtGCCCCCTGAAAACTAATAATTCTTTTAGATGCATTAGGCTCTTATACgatataaaaaataagatttggaATTATAAGACAAAGTTATAGTAATACTAGGTtttacactaattttttttttccctgagaatGTGTTAGTCTCCTAAATCATGTAGAAAGCAAAATGTGCAATTACAAACCATTGTTACAATACCAGCTTTTATAATTGCCCATGTATTTACTTTTATTGAGGTCTTTATTTCTCCATGTGGCTTGAAGTTACTGTCTTGGAGGACTCCCTTGAGCCTTTCTTGTATGGCTGGTCTAGTGGTCACGAATcccctcagctttttttttttttttttttttttgcggtacacaggcctctcactgttgtggcctctcccgttgcggagcacaggctccagacgcgcaggctcagcggccatggctcacgggcccagctgctctgtggcatgtgggatcctcccggaccggggcacgaacccgtgtcccctgcatcggcaggcgactctcaaccactgcgccaccagggaagcccccctcagctATTGTTTATCTGGAGATAattaatttctccttcacttttttgAAGGACATTCTTACTGGATATAGGATGCTTGGccgacaatttttttcttttagtacttggGATGTATCAGCTCACTATCTTGTGGCCTCcaaagtttctgttgagaaatctcatgatcttattgaggatcccttgtatgtgacaGTTTgcttcttgctgctttcaaaattctgtcTTTGGCTTTTGAAAGTTTGAGTatgatatgtctttttttttttgataccatGATTTTAagaattgaggtatagttgatgtacaatattatataaatttcaggtgtataacaaaatgattcacaatttttaaaggttatattccatttatacttattataaaatattggctatattccctgtgttgtactatatatcctcgtagcttatttattttatacatagtagtttgtacctcttaatcccctacccttatcttgccccttcccccttccctctccccactggtaaccactagtttgttgcctatacctgtgagtctgtatctattttgttatattcattaattttattttttaaattccacatataagtggtaacatacagtatttagcctaataccctccaagttcatctatgttgttgcaaatggaaaaatttccttcttttttatgactgagttgtattccatcgtatatataccacatcttctttacccattcatctgttttttttttttaattgaagtatagttggggAGTtacctggtggtctagtggttagaatttggcgctttcactgccacggcctgggttcaatccctggtcagggaacagatcctgcaagctgtgtggtgtggcaaaaaaaagaaaaaaaaaaatagaagtgtagttgatttacaatgttgtgttaatttctgctgtacatcaaagtggttcatttatacacatatatacattctttttcatattcttttccattatagtttatcagaggatattgaatatagttccttgtgctatatagtaggaccttgttgtttatcaattctatatataatagtttgcatctgctaaccccaaactcccactccatccctccctcatccccctcccccttggcaaccctaagtctgttctttatgtctgtgagtctgtttctgtttcgtaggtaagttcatttgtgtcatattttagattccatgtataaatgatatcatatgatatttgtctttgtctaactttaacttcacttagtatgataatctctaggtccatccatgttgctgcaaatgacattattttgttcttttttaatggctgagtagtattccattgtatatatgtaccacatcttcttatccattcatctgtcaatggacatttaggttgtttccacgttttggctattgtgaatagtgctgctatgaacattggggtgcatgtatctttttgaactatagttttgtccagatgtatgcccaggagtgggattgctggatgatatggcaactctatttttagctttttgaggaacctccatactgctttccatagtggctgcaccatcttacattcccaccaacagtgtaggagggttcccttttctccataccctttctagcatttgttatttgtagactttttaatgatggccattctgactggtatgaggtggtacctctttgtagttttatttgcatttctctgataagtagtgatgttgagcatcttttcatgtgcctgttggccatctgtatatcttctttggagaaatgtgtatttaggtcttcttcccatgttttttggattgggttgtttgtttttttgttgttgagttgtatgagctgtttttatattttggaaattaagcccttatcagtcacatgatttgcaaatattttctcctagtccatAGGttatcttttcgttttgtttactgtttgctatgcaaaagcttgtatttgattaggtccatttgtttatttttgcttttatttctattgccttgggagactgacctaagaaaacctTGGTACATTTATGTCAGgatgttttgcttatgttctcatctagaagttttatggtgtcatgtcttatgtttaagtctttaagccattttgagtttatttttgtgtatggtgtgagggtgtgttctaacttcattgaatTACATGTGGctatccaactttcccaacaccacttgttgaggagactgtatattcttgcctcctttgccaaagattaattgactgtaggcatgtgtgtttatttatgggctctctattctgttccattgatccagatgtctgattttgtgccagtaccacactgatTACTGATAGCTTTGTAGTActctctgaagtctgggagggttaagTATGATATGTCTTGATGTGAGTCTCTTTGAGTTCATCCTGGagttcactgagcttcttggatatCTATGTTCATGTTTTTTCATCAGATTTGGAGAGTTCTGAGCTGCTGTATCTTCACatattctctgcctctttctctttcttttcattttctggaatTCCCACAATGCATACATTGGTCTATTTGATGGTGTCCCATAGgtcccttaggctctgttcacttgcttcagtcttttttctttctgttcctcagacttgATAATTTCCATTGTCCTattttcaagtttgctgattcttctgCCTGTTCAGATCTGCCTTTGAATCCCtccagtgcatttttcatttcagttattgtacttttcagctccaggatttctttctggtttcttttaaagtttttaatctcttttttgaTACTTTAATTTTGTTCACATgttgttttcttgactttttgacattttcatttccttgagtATCTTTAAGGCAGTTAATGTCTTTGCCTAGTAGATCTGCCATTGGGTCTTTTTCAGGGacagtttctgttgattttttttttcctttgaatgggcTATACTTTTCGTGTTTAtgtgccttgtgatttttttgttgaagactggacatttgaatctaataacatggtaactctggaaatcagattctctccctttcctggagtttgctgggattttttttttttttttttttgtatatttggggTGGGGGCTTGATTTTGAAGGATATTTCTGTGCTGAGGATCAGCTTGATGTATAAAATTAATGTCTTCTCAGTTCTTATCTGAGCCTTTTCCTGGACATTTCTGTAGGGacagtgtttttttttatgttctacTCTAATATCTGGCtcccaaagggagaaaaagcaaaaaatgaagtgggggaggaagggggctgGCCCTTTATATCCAGGGAAGTCACTTCAGccagagggggaggggattaCAACAATGGAGGGAGGTGCAACAACAATGGCTACCTTTctctttgtatctctgtgattGAAAGCAGCAGTCAGCCATCAGACCACAGATCTCCAGTATTTGGAAAATAGAGCTCTTTTTGCCTAACCAGCATCCCCCAAGCTGTGTGCAAGCGACTCCAGGAACAGCTGCACAGCTGACTGGGGCTGAGAGCTGAAATTGAGGGAAATTAACTTCAGTTTATTGTCCAGGGCTTACCCTGGCAGCTGCAAGCCTTCAACAGACTGCAAAGTTCCAAAATAGTTATGTCAGACAGATTCTGCCTTTGCAGTTGTTGTCTAGGTGGGACAGATTCCTGGTGCTTCCTACTCTGCTGTCTTCACAGaatcttcctccttttttaaggctaaatggtatttcattgtatatatagaccacatttttttaaatacattcatttattgatggacacttgggttgctttcataCCTTAGGTATTGTGAAAAGTGCCGCAACGAACATGGGAGTTCAGATACCTCTTTGAGATCTTGTGATGCTTGATTTAAGGTTTAAAAAATCGTATCTCTCCTGATGGTAATAATTATCAGTCTCATGTTATAGTAACCTCCTGGTTATGGgctatcccaaactcccaatgtcACAGCAAACACAGTCTActcatttcagtgttttttttccatttgataaATTACCTGAAGTGAAAAGATGCTATTTGCTTCATTCTAGGCATGCCAGGctgccaagaaaacaaaaacggaTGACCGAGGAGCAGATGAAAACACTTCGGAGCAGACAATCCTTAATATGATTTCCCAGAGCTCTTCAGATACAACTATTGCAGGTTTAATGAGTATGTCAGCTTCTTCTACCACAAGTGCAGTGCCTTCCCTTCCAGCCACTGAAGAGTCAACCAGTAACTTAAGCAATGTGGAGATGTTGCCGAGTGAGCGTTGGCtgtcctcccaccctccttttaaGGTAGAACCTGCTCAGGGTCATCGGACTAGTGAGAATTTAGCACTTATAGGAGTTGATCATTCCTTGCAACAGGATGGTTCAAATGCATTTGTTTCCCAGAAGCAGACTAGTAAGAGTGTGCCATCAGCTAAAGTATCACTGAAAGAATACCGTGCAAAGCATGCAGAAGAGTTGGCTGCCCAGAAGAGGCAACTGGAGAACATGGAGGCCAATGTGAAGTCACAGTATGCCTTCGCTGCCCAGAATCTTCTGGCTCACCATGATAGCCATTCTTCCCTCCTTCTGAAAATGCCCACAGAGGGCTCAGAAAACCCTGAGCGGCCTTTTctggaaaagactgacaaaacGGCTCTCAAAATGAGAATCCCAATGACAAGTGGAGATAAAGCTGCCACTTCAAAACCAGAGGAGATAAAAATGCGCATCAAAGTTCACACTGCCGCTGACAAGCACAATTCTGTAGATGACAGTGTCACAAAGAGCCGTGAGCACAAAGAAAAGCACAAGACTCACCCatctaatcatcatcatcatcataatcaccactcacacaaacactctcACTCACAGCTTCCAGCTAGTACTGGGAACAAACGTCCAGGTGATCCAAAACATAGTAGCCAGACAAGCACCTTAGCACACAAACCCTATAGCTTGTCtagctctttctcctcttccagtTCTTCTCGTAAAAGGCCCTTCCCTGAAGAGACTGGAGGGGCAGTGTTTGATCATTCAGCTAAGACTGCCAAGAATACTAAATCCTCTTCCATaaatttctccttccctcctcttcctgcaATGGCCCAGTTGCCTGGGCATAGCTCAGACACAAGTGGCCTTACTTTTTCACAGCCCAGCTGTAAAACTCGAGTTCCTCACATGAAATTGGATAAAGGCTCCACTGGGGCCAATGGTCACAATGCAACCCAGACCATAGACTATCAAGATACTGTGAATATGCTTCACTCCCTTCTCCATGCCCAAGGCGTTCAGCCCACTCAGCCACCTGCGTTTGAATATGTTCATTCTTATGGAGAATATCTGAATCCACGGGCTGGTGGAATGTCCTCCAGACCTGGCAATACAGACAAACCCCGGCTACCACCTCTACCATCAGAACCTCCTCCACCACTTCCACCCCTTcccaagtaaaaaagaaaaagaggagaaaaaaactttaaaaacacatctttttttttttttttaaactactgattCTGGACTAAGAAAATTACTTCCCTTATGAAACATGTCACCCTTGTTGgactagaaataaatttatattgagaCATGGGAAGGTGGTAGAGGGCCCTGGTTATTATATCGCCTGCCTCAGaaatttaactattttattatagtttttactGAGAGGTGAGAATGTGTTAAAGCTGTGAAAGATTCAGAATACTTTCTCTGTTCTTGGCCTCTCCACTTCCTAATTAGGTCGATTAGAGTTGATATCTTCCCTCTTCTTGCCAGGACTGAAGTATGGAGGGTTTGTTTTATCAAACAGTTGTGGATCCTTTTGGTGTTTAATATATCAGAAGAGAGGAAGTATTTAAATGTCAAAATCTTttaagagactttaaaaaaataatttaaagaaagtaaattatctgtttagtttttttatataattggggaagggatagggatTTTGCTGTGTGTATGAGATACACGGCAGTGAGTCCTGGGGGGTGGGATTGGagggtggggggtgtgtgtgtagtggGGATGGGAGGATAGGATTTTGGCCGTGAGTTCTGAGATCGGCTCTGGCCACTTGAAGTGTTTCGACCTTTAAGTGTGTATGTAagtgtgggtatgtgtgttttaaaatcatgttttatcTTTCCTTCCCTGTACTTCACCATTTTTACTTCCTAACAGTCTACTAGAGAGAACACGGTGTGGCCTTTAAAacataaaggaaggaagaggccTGTATttgacatttctctttctttatgttGTAATTGAGGGTAGCCTTCTAAATTCTAGTTTGGGCAGGTGCAGCCAATGGTCTGACTCTGGACTCCATTATAAAAACTTCCTTTTTACCCCCTTTTTCCTTTTGATACAGAACAAAGGTGGGGTTGAGGAAGAAGGCTGGAGAGCTAGGCTGGCTTCTGCCCTACAGAATTGGGTGTCCTTTTTTTCATATTGGGCTTTGGGAAAGTGTTCAAGTAAGAGCAGTCTCAGGGTCTCTGAAGGGTAGGGGGATGTACTATCCTTCCTGTGAAAGCCCAGACCATATGTGAGAATAGATCTGGGAGAAGCCATGGAGCTAAAGGATactgaaaacaatgaaaactgTGATTGGGAATTTTTAGgacattgtattttaaattatattatgaaTGTAAGACTTGATTTTTATCTGTATATCTGAAGGGAGGCAGCTGCATCCTCAATTTTTGCAGCCTATATGACTTCAGAGATTGGAGCTTATGAATTTAACAGTGCTGGTGCCATGAAGGTGAGCAAGCCTAGCCTTCAGATACTGTTATGTTTAGATTGTGCATCTTTGGTGGTTTTAGCTTCTAGGCAGAAGTTCTTCTGTAGATTTCTAAGAGTCCTTTAGAAAAATGGATCAGGAGTCCTATTCTAATGGGTGCTTAATTATCCCATATTTTAGGAGTGAACATTTTTGTTGAGGAAAGAAATCTTTCAAGGGGCCAGAAAGAATTCTAAGCCAAGTTGTCCAGCTGAAAATGCCACCTAGCCACAGATTATTTAATGtgatattttttcagttttcatggTGGTTTTTGCCATGGAAAAGGTGATGCAATTTGAAtttgtcttcttgattttaatgCAGCGTCTTTCACACCAAATATTCTTTGtagataaattgaattttttcattGGTAGTCATAGGGAGATAGGAGTTGTACATGTGCTGCTGCTTGCCAGGAACAGGTTggggagaaaactgagacagTTGGAATTGATGATGCACTGGCCTAATATAGGAGGGAATTCATTCAGTAAGCCTTAACTGAAGGTGAATTAGTGTCCTGCACTTCTGCATATTTGAACTGTCTGGAGTGCCTGCCATTGCTGTGTAAAGTGAGCTCTGTGCTGATTGATACACCAGTAATACTTTTGACTTGGAATGTCACTTTACTTTTATGGAtgacattttcctctttctccttgatATTTTCTGTGTTGTGCTAGGTAATTGGTAATTGGTAGATGCGTGGTGTGTTTACTAAATTTAGGCTATTTGTTTAGATTTTGTTTGGCGGAGTCAGCTTTCCTTTCTGACCTTCCCAAAAGGTTATTTAGTTTGCATCTGTATCTTGTGGAATTGATGATCACTGAtttatgaaaatgtcttttacagctttcagtttttctcatcaAATGTCACATATTTTCTAACCACATTCACTTTCTCACCACAGAGATACATATCCACTTGGCCTCAGCAGTTCTCCATGGCAGTCTGTAGTTCCTTAGAACTTTGTCAGGAGTGACCTTGCAAAAGTGCTTACTGGAGCCTAAGAGCTGCTTTACGCTGCATAGTCTGGCCCTTGCACTAGTAGATCATTGCTGATATAGGTCAATTTAGAGACTTTTTTATATTAGTGCCTCCTGATACTGTTTTAAGATACCTACAGTGTCCGCTTTTATATCTATGCATATGTCATGAAACTTCTTATGGGCTCTGCATGAAGCTGTTTACTGCATTGTCTTTGGGTTAACAGATGTGCCTGTCAGCTAGCATGCATGTTGTCCAGATTCCATAAGCTTAGGCTTCAGAAGATTGTGTGGTTTCTAAATGCTGTGTCTTCTCTTACCCTCACCACTTCAAAGGGTGAGAAACAGGATTTATACATGCAAAGTTAGTCTAGTAAACAGGGctttttcccccctccttttAACCTTATCAAGGGTAAGTGGTGGTAAGCAGGCCTGGAGCCTCAAGTTCTGTAAATTTCATTCCTATAACTTTGCTTGAATCTCATGTTGGCAAAAACAAATACCTGTGAATTGTCATTAGGGCTTTTAATCAGATACCTGTGTTGCTGTTAGCTGAACTCTAGTGAAGCATTAATCTAAAGCTACATTGGTCTTCTGAAGTATCAGTTATGCGTTTTGGGTTTAGAAAATATGTAGGAATTAGTCTAGTCTTTTCACTTGAATCAATGTGTTTCCATATCTGAGACCCtcagcttcctctttttttttttttaaatgattttagtgTTTTGATTTAATGTATCCTTTTACATAGTTCTGTATTATTGGCTTCACCAGTAttgatagaaaaatttaaatctccAGTTGGAAACAGCAATGGATTAGGATATAGAAACAAAATCATGGTAACATCAGTGCTGGATTTACTTAAGCCTCTGCTACTTAATTCCCCATATTGAAAATCCATACCCCTTATGCCTTGTTTCTGGACAAAGGCAATTAGAGGAGTCTTATCCCAGTATGGTTGGATTTTAAACATATCTGTGTTTCCCCCGCAGAAACACAGGACTGTGGGAACTTGGGaactgattaaattttaaaaggattagtCCTTTGTTGATGATCTGTTTTGATACTAATGCCAGGAAAAGGGATTCTAGGACATCTTGAAGTTGGAATACAAATATTATTCTCTTGGGTTTGGGAGAATTTAAGCAGTCTATGCAACCCTTCACATGGTGAGAAATAAGCCCTCTGCAGTCCCACGAAACTTTCAATGACTTTGATGCCTCCCCAAATTTCTTGTGTTGCTGCTTGTTAACACCCAGCTTTTAACTGAGTGTTTGTTCCTGGtggtttaaaaaatgttcatgttTTATCACACTGTcaagttttatctttttatccCTCTGTGGGATAAAAAGCATGGTACTATAATCCTGCCTGATAGAGTGGTCTGGagtgagaattattttttaagtgggaGACCATTCCATTTTAATGTTTCTAAAGTTTTTAGCATGAACTTGGCATTGGAAAAGGGAGGGCAAAAAAGGAACGTTTACTAAAAAGTGGTGTCTACTCTTCCCCTTTATGAGTGTGTATTCGTGGTgaatgaagagaagagaaagacttGAGAGCATGCTAATTGAAGCCAGAGCAAGTATGTCTTCATCAGGTTATCAGGAACTCTTCAGTTGAAAGCTGAGGCCTTAACTGATTAGTGGTTGATCACATTGGAATTGGTTATAAGATGGAAGTGCTGGCTGGGTTAAGCACCCAAAGAAAAGAATGCAGCCCACTAACTTAGTGTTAACCTAGGTTTCTGGATTTGAAACTGACCTCCCCACCCTACTCCACACACCTAAAACTGTTTTCTTATCAGACCAaagagcaaagaaggaaaaaaaaaaagtaaaacactttTCCAATCTATGTCACTCAGGTACAATTTTGTggtgatatttttgtctgttttctttgtattgcTCTTAAGAGCC
The Globicephala melas chromosome 10, mGloMel1.2, whole genome shotgun sequence genome window above contains:
- the CCNT1 gene encoding cyclin-T1 isoform X2 — translated: MGRTEVKCSLEGSEAELISRSLTRAISLAGNASQLTINTAIVYMHRFYMIQSFTQFHRNSVAPAALFLAAKVEEQPKKLEHVIKVAHACLHPQESLPDTRSEAYLQQVQDLVILESIILQTLGFELTIDHPHTHVVKCTQLVRASKDLAQTSYFMATNSLHLTTFSLQYTPPVVACVCIHLACKWSNWEIPVSTDGKHWWEYVDATVTLELLDELTHEFLQILEKTPNRLKRIRNWRACQAAKKTKTDDRGADENTSEQTILNMISQSSSDTTIAGLMSMSASSTTSAVPSLPATEESTSNLSNVEMLPSERWLSSHPPFKVEPAQGHRTSENLALIGVDHSLQQDGSNAFVSQKQTSKSVPSAKVSLKEYRAKHAEELAAQKRQLENMEANVKSQYAFAAQNLLAHHDSHSSLLLKMPTEGSENPERPFLEKTDKTALKMRIPMTSGDKAATSKPEEIKMRIKVHTAADKHNSVDDSVTKSREHKEKHKTHPSNHHHHHNHHSHKHSHSQLPASTGNKRPGDPKHSSQTSTLAHKPYSLSSSFSSSSSSRKRPFPEETGGAVFDHSAKTAKNTKSSSINFSFPPLPAMAQLPGHSSDTSGLTFSQPSCKTRVPHMKLDKGSTGANGHNATQTIDYQDTVNMLHSLLHAQGVQPTQPPAFEYVHSYGEYLNPRAGGMSSRPGNTDKPRLPPLPSEPPPPLPPLPK
- the CCNT1 gene encoding cyclin-T1 isoform X1; amino-acid sequence: MEGERKNNNKRWYFTREQLENSPSRRFGLDPDKELSYRQQAANLLQDMGQRLNVSQLTINTAIVYMHRFYMIQSFTQFHRNSVAPAALFLAAKVEEQPKKLEHVIKVAHACLHPQESLPDTRSEAYLQQVQDLVILESIILQTLGFELTIDHPHTHVVKCTQLVRASKDLAQTSYFMATNSLHLTTFSLQYTPPVVACVCIHLACKWSNWEIPVSTDGKHWWEYVDATVTLELLDELTHEFLQILEKTPNRLKRIRNWRACQAAKKTKTDDRGADENTSEQTILNMISQSSSDTTIAGLMSMSASSTTSAVPSLPATEESTSNLSNVEMLPSERWLSSHPPFKVEPAQGHRTSENLALIGVDHSLQQDGSNAFVSQKQTSKSVPSAKVSLKEYRAKHAEELAAQKRQLENMEANVKSQYAFAAQNLLAHHDSHSSLLLKMPTEGSENPERPFLEKTDKTALKMRIPMTSGDKAATSKPEEIKMRIKVHTAADKHNSVDDSVTKSREHKEKHKTHPSNHHHHHNHHSHKHSHSQLPASTGNKRPGDPKHSSQTSTLAHKPYSLSSSFSSSSSSRKRPFPEETGGAVFDHSAKTAKNTKSSSINFSFPPLPAMAQLPGHSSDTSGLTFSQPSCKTRVPHMKLDKGSTGANGHNATQTIDYQDTVNMLHSLLHAQGVQPTQPPAFEYVHSYGEYLNPRAGGMSSRPGNTDKPRLPPLPSEPPPPLPPLPK